The segment CCGTGTACGAAAACGGCAATTGGCTGCCGCTTAAAGATGACTCCAAGATCATCTTCCTCGACAAGAAAACCGCGATCGATCCAAAGTTCGTTTCCGACAAAGGCCCCGGGCCAGGCGATTCAAACTGGGATGCTCGTGAAATCGGCAAGTTGTTGTCGTCTAAAGCAGTTGATTTCGTCAATGATCACGCCAGCAAAGATCCGTTCTTTCTGTGCTATTGGAGTCCGCACGTTCATTTGCCGCACACACCGACCACCGAATTTGATGGTCTGAAGATCGCAGGAACCACTCCGTCGAATCATCTGGACACCGTACGAGACTTCGATCAACAAGTCGCTCGGATTGTCAAATCGCTCAAAGCAAACAATGTCTACGACAATACGTTAATCATCTTCACCTCGGACAACGGTGGGCTGGGTGTAGGAGCGTCGATCAAAGCCGGCCACGATTCGAGTGGCGAGTGGCGAGGCTACAAGAACGCGGCGCACGAAGGCGGACACCGTGTTCCGTTTGTCGCAGTTTGGCCGGGCAAGATCAAACCAGCCAGCGTCAGCGACGAACCCGTCATCAACCAAGATGTGCTGGCCACGATGGCTTCGCTGCTTGACGTAAAAGTACCTGCTGATCAAGCCAAAGATTCACTGAACCTGCTGCCTCTGTTGACTGGAAACGGCGAGTTCAAGCAACGCGAGTACATCATGATGCAGGCCGGCAGCAAGAACGAAGTCATGTTCCGGAAAGATGGCTGGAAACTGATCCTGCAAAGCGATCACAAGGTATCCAAGTTCGAACCGATTGCACTGTTCAACTTGAATGACAACCCAGCAGAAGATGAAAAGCAAAACTGGGTCAACGATCCCGAGCAAGCCGAACGGGTCAAAGCTATGCGAGACCAGTACATCCGCATTCGCACAAGCGGCGAACGAACGACTCCCGCAGTGCAGTCGTGAAACGGATGCAAACCATTGCTATGTGTCTGACAGTGTCCCGTCGCGTGCTGCAGTGGACTTGCACCACGCTCAATCAGTGCATGATCAATCCTCTCTACCAAACATCAACCATGATCAATCGACATCTTCTCTGTGCGATCTCACTTATCGTCATTGGTTGGGGGATCCATGCCGGGCCGGCGATTTCTCAAACTTCGAATCGCCCCAACTTCGTTTTTGTTCTTACCGACGATCAGTCCTACGGGATGATGGGATGCGATGGAAACGAAATCACTCAGACGCCGAACATCGACCAGCTTGCCAAAGACGGCATCTACTTTGACCGCGCTTATGTCACTAGCGCAATCTGCACTCCAAGCCGGATCTCGATTCTGCTGAGCCAGTTCGAGCGAAAGCACGGCGTCAACTTTAACTCCGGCACCAGTGTGGCCCCAGAAGCGTGGAAAAAGTCCTATCCGGTTGTGATGCGAAGCAACGGCTACTACACCGGCTACGTTGGCAAGAACCATGCACCGATCGGTGACGGTGGTTACACGAGTGGTTTGATGGATAAGTCATTCGACTATTTCTACGCCGGCCACGGTCACATCAAGTTCTATCCCAAAGATCACCACGACATCTTCATGTCGGCCAAAGACGACACCCAGATCGAAATCGTTGGCGAAAGCGCGACGGACTTTCTGTCCAATGAACATCGACTTGAGGGCGCGATCCGATTTCTCAATTCACGTCCAACCGACAAGCCGTTCTGCCTAAGCATCTGTCTAAACCTGCCGCATGATGCGGGCACCAGCACGATGCAAATGCGAAACAGCGACGATGAAATCTACAAGACGCTCTATCGCGACATCAGCATTCCGTTGCCCAAGAACTACGTCGCCAAAAAGGACATCACGACCCCCAAACTGCCGGCGGACGTGTTGAAAACCGAAGAACGCCAGACCGGCTACAACTGGGTCGACGAACCTAAGGATTTGACCGAACGGATGACGCGGCAAATGCAAGCTCTCACCGGCATCGACCGCATGATTGGTGACATTCGCAGCAAGCTTGCCGCAGAGGGGATCGACAAAAATACGATCATCATCTTCAGCAGCGATCACGGTCAGTTCCAAGGTCAACAGGGCCTTGGCGGCAAAGCACTTTGCTATGAACAAACCACTCATGTGCCGATGATCATTTTCAACCCGGCCGCTGCGGAAACGGCTCAAGGACACCGAAGAAGTCAATTGGTGCAAAGCATCGATATCGCACCGACGATGCTGGACTACGCGGGCATCAAAACGCCCGACGAGTTTCAGGGAAAGAGTCTGCGAAGCTTGATCGACGGCAACGGTGATGCGGTTCACCAATACATCTTTACCGAAAACTTGTGGTCAACGCACTTTGGCAATCCACGTATCGAAGCCGTGCAAGACAAACGCTGGAAATACATTCGTTACTACAAGAACCAAAATTTTCCTGCCTCAGTGAAGGTGCGCACGGCCAAAGAACTAAACATCCCCGTCAATGCGATGCTGTACGCCGTGCACGACGACGGCATCGCAGTCTATCGGCACTACGCAGAATCGTCGCTAGCGGGCGAGGCTGCGGTTTACGAAGAACTATACGACATCGAGAACGATCCAGCAGAACTAAATAACTTGATTGACCGGGACCATCACACCGACGTACTGCAGCGATTGAAGAAGGCTTGGAATCAAAAGCTAATCGAAGCAAGAGGAAAAGGCGTTCCCAAAGTGCTCCGATACACCGCTGACAACGGAGCCAAACCCGGTTGATTCGGTTTCGCCTTTTGACCTTCGCTTTTCCTGCCTTCCTCGAATCAATCAGACTGCCATGACTCGCTTCTTTCAACTTGCAATCAGCGTTACCCTGTTTTGCATTTCAAACTGTTGCCCCGCCGCCGAACGCCCAAACATTGTGCTGATCGTCGCCGACGATTTAGGTTTCAGTGACGTGGGATTCAACGGTTGTACAGAGATCCCGACTCCCAATCTTGATGCGTTGGCTCAGTCGGGCGTTGTGTTTGAGTCTGGCTATGCGTCACATCCGTACTGTAGCCCCAGTCGTGCCGGGCTTCTGACGGGACGTTACCAGCAACGGTTTGGACACGAATGCAACCCGGAACCCGACGCCTTCGAACAGGGTGATCAGGCTCCCGGATTGCCACTTTCGGAAACCACGTTGGCACGTGCACTTGGCGACGCGGGATACGCCACCGGTGCGATTGGAAAATGGCATTTGGGTGATGCGAAACCGTACTGGCCCAATCGTCGCGGATTCGACGAGTGGTTTGGTTTCAGCGCCGGCGGGTTGAACTATTGGGGCGACGTTGGCAAAAAGCCTGCAGCCTTAGGGGTTCATCGTGGCGACGAACAAGTCGATCCTAAAACGTTGACTTACCTGACCGATGACTTTTCGACCGAAGCCGTGCAGTTTGTCGATCGTCACCAGGATGAACCATTCTTCTTGTACCTCGCCTACAACGCGCCTCACGCACCCGATCAGGCGACCAAGAAACACCTGTCGAAAACCGAGCACATCGAATATGGCGGCCGCGCGGTCTACGGAGCGATGGTCGCGGGGATGGACGAAGGCATCGGGCGAGTGATGACCAAGTTGAAAGAAGTTGGCGTAGCAGACAACACACTGGTGATCTTCTACAGCGACAACGGTGGACGCAGAGAACACGCCGTCAACTTTCCGTATCGCGGTCACAAAGGCATGTTGTTCGAAGGCGGTATCCGGGTTCCGTTTCTGATGTCCTGGCCAAAGCAAATCCCAAAAGGATCAACTGTCCCCACGCCGATTACCGCCTTGGACATTTTCCCCACGGTCTTGTCCGCAGCAGGAACAACCATCGACGACGCAGCGAAGCTAGACGGCATGAACTTGATTCCGATGCTTCGCAATCGGCAGTCTCACCAAAATCCGCGAACGTTGTTTTGGCGATACGCGATTGGCGACACTGAATTTGGGTACGCAGTCCGTGACGGCGATCTAAAACTGGTTCAAAGCGGCTACAAAGGTCGATCGTTGCTTTTCGATCTTGCCAATGATTCATGGGAACACCATGACTTAGCATCACAGCAACCCGAAACGGTCGCTCGGTTGAGCAAACTGATTCAAAACTGGGACGCCAAGAATATTTCGCCGAAATGGCTGGACGCGCATGGACCCAATGTTCGCAGCGAGGAAGAGTCGCGACAAAAGGCGATCGACGCTGCTTCACGTGGTGAGCGATAGTCGCGGATGCCAAGACCTTTCAACTTAATTCCTCACCAATCAACGTGCGTCAATGAGTTTTCTGCGATTGATACAAGCCTTCACGTTTGCAGCCTTTCTTCTGACACCTCTGGCATTGGCCGAGCAGGGTCGACCGAATACTGAATTGGGCGAACTGATCTTTGAAGATCACTTTGAACGTTCAGAATCGCAAGAGGAGAAGGACGAACCTGGGAACGACTGGACCACTAGCAGCGACAAGACAGCTGCAGGTCACAAGGAAGTCGACTTGCGCGACGGGGCGATGCATATTTACACGCACAAGGTTGCTAATCATGCGACATCGGTACGACATCCGTTCGCATTCACCGACGGCAGCATCGGTCTGCGGTTCATGTTGCACAAAAAAGGCGACAGCCTAAAGCTGAACTTCGCCGATCTGGCCTGCAAAACGGTTCATGCCGGTCACCTGTTTGATGCAGACGTAAGCGTCAGTACGCTGACCATCGAAGATCGCAAGACAGGCGTCATGAACTTGAAGACACGTGCTTTGTCAAAAGCCGGCACCCTCACCGACGGCCAACGCAAGACATTGTCAGCGAAGAAAAAGCGGATGCCGATTCAACTTGAATTGAATCAGTGGCACGAGATCCTCGTTCATATCGATGGCGACCATGTCGTCGTGGACATCGATGGTCAACGCGTCGGCAGTCATCAATCCGACGGATTTGCCCACGCTAACAAATCGTTATTGCGATTGCTCGTCCCAAATACTGCGACCGTGGATGACGTTCGCATTTGGAAACGATCTCCAATTCACGCGAAAACGAACGAAAATTTTTCCGATGCCTCCAACTTAGACTTCAAGAAGTTGGTTTCGCCGGTTCCCACGTCGGCTAAGTTCATCGACGAGAACTACTACATCTGGGGCGCTAGCATGGTGCGTGACACCGATGGAAAGTGTCACTTGCTGTACAGTCGCTGGCTTCGCGAACTCGGGCACAACGCCTGGGTCACGCATTCCGAGATCGCTCATGCAGTGGCCGACAGTCCGCTGGGGCCTTTCCGATACGTTGACGTTGCCTTGCCAGCCCGCGGGCCAGAGTATTGGGATGGAATGTGCACTCACAATCCAACCGTCCATAAATTCGACGGCAAGTACTATCTTTATTACATGGGTAATTTCGGTGACGGTAATGCGACCGTGAAGCTGAACCCCATCCATCGCAACCATCAACGCATCGGTGTTGCCGTCGCCGATCATCCGGCTGGGCCGTGGAAGCGTTTTGACAAACCTTTGATTGACGTTACCCATCAGCCAGGTGCCCATGACGAGCTGATGACGAGCAACCCGTCGATTCTGCGGCGATCTGACGGCACGTACGTTCTGATTTACAAAGCGGTGGGAACCAAAGGACCACTACCGTTCGGTGGCCCAGTGATTCACTTGGCTGCCACGTCGCAATCGCCGACCGGACCATTCAACAAAAAAATGACGCCGTTGTTTACCGCACCGGGCGTCAAGTTCCCGGCCGAAGATCCCTACGTTTGGGCCGAGGGCAATCGCTGTTGGGCGATCGTGAACGACCACAAAGGAACATTCAACGGCACCGGCGAGGATTCACTTGCATTGTTCACATCGAAGGATGGTTTGACATGGGATGTCGCTCCGAATCCGTGGGTACTGCAGCGCAAGGTGACCTGGACCGACGGTACCGAGCAGTCGTTTCATCGACTCGAACGCCCGCAGCTTTGGCTCGAAAACGGACAGCCGGCGGTGCTGTACTGTGCAGCCGAAGAAACAAACGACGAAGCTCATTCGTTCAACGTTCACATTCCTCTGATCAAGAAGAATTCGGAAACGGATCATGTCACTCAATAGCTCACAACGCTATTCAACAAAAGCAAATCCCGCTTCTGTCATCCACTGTTACCTATTGAGTCTTCCATGAACCACTTCGTCCGTCGGCAATTTTTCAAGGCCTCCACCGCGTTCGGCGCAGCGACTTTTCTACCCGCACACATCGCACTTGGCGACCAGGCGAACAGCGAAACGCGAGCACCTAGCGAACGAGTCAACGTGGCGTTCGTGGGCAGCGGTGGCAAAGGCGATCGCAATCGGCAAGCATTTCTTGCAACCGGACTGTGCAATGTCGTTGCCCTCTGCGACGTTGACTTGCAAGGCAAACATGTCCAGCCCGCGCTAACAGCTCACCCCGATGCGCCGAAGTTTACTGATTTCCGCCGGATGCTGGACGAGGTGGGCGACCAGATCGACGCTGTCGTGGTTTCAACGCCCGACCACTCGCACTTTGCCGCAGGCATGTTGGCGATGTCGATGGGCAAGCATGTTTGGGTCGAGAAACCACTCGCGCATACGTTCGGTCAAGTCGAACGCATGATCGACCTTGCTGATCGCAGCGGTGTGGTGACTCAAATGGGAAACCAAGGTCATTCGGAAGCAAACTTCCATCAGTTCAAAGCATGGTCCGCAGGCGGCGTCTTCAAAGACGTCAGGAAGATCACCGCGTATATGAATAAGTATCGTCGTTGGCATGGCTGGGGCGAAAGTGTAACCGAGTACCCAACCGATCCGTTACCCACAGGCATGGACTGGAATACTTGGTGCAACCCCTCACCGATGAATCCGCACAGCAAGCGGTTGCATCCTGGCAATTGGCGAAGCTGGTTCGACTACGGTAGCGGTGCCTTTGGCGATTGGGGGCCGCACATTCTGGACACCTGCCATCGGTTCTTGGAACTCGGATTACCAGAACGGATTACGGCCATCAAACGCGAAGGTGCCAACACCTTGGTTTTCCCGCAAGCGTCCACGATTCAGTTTGCTTTTCCCAGTCGCGGCGAAATGCCAGCGTGTGATGTGACTTGGTATGACGGCCGAGAAAACTTGGCCGAGGTCGAACCAGAGTACAAGGCAACGGTAGATCGAGCGGCGAAGGAAAACCGTCCCGGAAAGATCATCTATGCGGGCGATCATGTTTTCCAAGGCGATTCGCACGGCGATGAACTGGAAGTCATTTCGACAGGCGCGGACGAAGTGATGGCAACGCTGCCAAAGTATTCGACCAAAAGTTCCAACCACTGGGCAAACTTTCTGCTCAGTTGCAAAGGCGTCGAAGAAACCCAGTCGCCTTTCCACATCAGCGGTCCGTTGACGCAAGTCTTCAACCTTGGCGTGATCGCCCAAAGACTGGGCGGCGAAATTGAATTCGACCGTGTAACCAAAACGATCAAAAATAATGATGCAGCACTTGCGCTGCTCGATCCTGCGCCTCGTCATGGTTGGGAAGAGTTTTACTAACTGTAAGTCCAACACAAACGTTTGTTCAACACTGATCCAAATCGCGGCAGAAAACGCTAACCCGGCGAATCGCCCACCTGTACCGCAAACAACAACATTCCATGAAATCCATCATCTGTTCAGCGATGATTGCCATCGCAGCCATCGCGTCGCAAGTCCATGCGGCCGACGGTCCGAATATCATTTTGGTGTTTGCGGACGACATCAGTGCTCGCGAATTACCACTGTATGGTTCGTCGACTTGGAGCCCGCCCAGCGGTGGCGATACCGCCGACGTTGCCTTTCGCGCCAAGACTCCGGCGCTGGACCAGATGGCCGAAGAAGGTTGCTGGGTCGAAACCGCTTGGGCGTCCGTCGTTTGCTCGCCCAGCCGAGCGATGATGATGACCGGCCGTTACGCTCACTTGCACAAGTGGTGGAACAACAAGGACAAGGGCCGTTACCTCGACGCGAAAGGAAAAGCCGTCACTTGGCCGCTCTACGAAAGTTCGCCTCGCTTGATCGGCCATGTCGCCCAACAAGCCGGCTACGCAACTTACTGGGCCGGCAAAACGCAAATGGCTGGCGACCTTGGCAAGTTTGGTTTTGACCAGGGTTGCTTTACACCCGGCAACCTTTCGGACACGGATAACCCGTACACCGATTTCAAGATGTATGAAAAGAAGATCGATGGCGGAAAGTTGCTCTTCAATTCCGACACGAACCAACCAATCGACAGCTATCTACAACACGGTTGGTATTGGAAACCGCATGTCAGGTTGATGAATCATCCGGGCAAAAACAAGGGACTGCAGTGGTGGCCGAACACGCCTGAATCCGAAGCAAGCTTCGGCCTGAACACCTACGGTCCTGACGTCGAACTTGAGTTCATCTTTGACTTCATGGACCGACAAGACGCGGCTAAAAGACCGTTCTTTGTCTACCACACCTCGCATTTAGGTCACGACGCTTTTGATTGGCTGAACCCTCAGTCCGAGTCCAAATGGCCGGGGACTCCCGTCGTCCAATGGGATGGCAACGGATACACACGTATCACCCCCAACGTCACTGGCGACCAAGGCGTTTACAACGATCATGACACCGTCACCGAACCCGGCATTCACAATCATGTGAATTACCTCGATTACCAAATCTGGAAATATCGAAACAAGCTGCAGCACATGGGGATCGCTGACAACACGGTGCTAATCTTCTGTGCCGACAATGGCACCAGCGGCTATGGAAAGAGCAGTTCGGATCGCCAAAAGGGCACGCACGTCCCGCTGATCATTGTGGCGCCGGGGATGACCAAACAGGGTCGCCAGGATGTGCTAGTAAACATGTCCGACATGCTGCCGACAATCGCGGAATTAACCGGCGCAACAATTCCAAATGACTATGAAATCAATGGCGAAAGTCTTGTTCCGTTCCTGTTCACCGACAAGCCGAAGCACCGAGATTGGATTTACGGATACAACGGCGCGGACCAGATCATTCGCGGCGACAAGGTTTTGAAGGATGGCAAGGGCAAGTGGTGGGACGTCTCGGCAGATCCCGACGACTTGATCAGTTTCCCGCAAATTCAGGACTGGAACCAAGTCAGCGATGCCCATCGCGCCGAGCGAGACGAACTGCTAGCGGTCTTGCCCCGGTTCGACCTGCACGAGACCAAACACGATGCGCCGGGCGTTGAACTGCCCACAATTCCGGCGAAGCAAAAAACAAATAACAACATCAAGGCCCCCCCAAAAAAGCCAAAGCAAAACCCAGCAAAAGTCGAAGCGACCGACGGTATTCACGGCCTTAAAAAGGCATTGGCTGCGCCGCCAAAACCAAACGTGCTTTCCGTATTCACGGAAGACCAGAAACGGTCACCGACGAGGATCGTCGGGCAAGGCGGAAACGGAAAGCTGCTGTTCAGTGACGACTTTGATGGCCGTAGCGAACTTGGCGAACGGTACCACACAAGCAAAGCAATCGCTGAATCGTTTACGATTGTTGACGGTGTATTGACGTGCAAGCAAACACAGGAAGACCACGGCGCCCACATGCACCCCATGGTCGCCTTCAAGGACGGCGACATCCAGTTTGACGTTCGATTCAAGGGCGGCACCCAGTTCAACGTGGTCATCGACGACAAGAATGACAAAACGGTTCACGCCGGTCACATCTGCCGCGTTTCGATTACACCAAAGAAAATGATTCTAGGTGACGACAAAACCGGGGCCATGAACCTGGAGGTTCGTGAATTACGCCAACGTACCGATCTCGTCGCGGACCAAGTCAAAGCGCTAGAGGAACTGTTGCAGAAGACGCGACAAGTCGGCAATGTCGAAATACAAAAGGGCAAGTGGTATCACGTCCGCGTAGTCATCATTGACGATGTCATGGAGACGTACTTGGATGGCGAACCTATCGCTCGCCTTCAATCCCCAGGAATCGGGCACGCAACAAAAACGAACGTCGGGCTAACGATCAATGGTTCGACGATTGAATTCGACAACTTACAAGTTCGTTCGCCCAAGATGTCGCCGCTTCGCTAGTCTCAGCGAATGGGTTTGCTCACCAGTTCAAGCGTCAAATAGAAACGCAATCGATGAAATTCATTTACTCACTCGTGTTCGTCTTGCATTTCACCTGCACTGCAATTGCTGGCGACCGGCCCAACGTGATTCTGATCGTGACGGATGACCAGGGATACGGCGACATGTCTTGTCACGGAAACCCTTGGCTAGAAACGCCGAATCTGGACCGACTTGCCGCTGAAGGCGTGCGACTGGACGACTACCACGTTGACCCCGTTTGCACGCCCACTCGCGCGGCGCTGATGACGGGCCGATACTCGTCCCGCGTCGGTGCATGGACAGTGACCGAGGGACGACAATTGCTGAACCCCGACGAAGTCACAATCGCAGACATGTTTGCCGATTCGGGGTATCGCACGGGAATGTTCGGAAAGTGGCACCTCGGTGACACGTGGCCGTACGCTCCGCGATACCGTGGCTTTCAAACGGTTGTCCGCCATCTTGCCGGCGGTATCGACGAGATTGGCAACCCGATCGGTAACGACTACTTCGATGACATGTATTACCGAAACGGAAAGCCTGAAAAGATTGACGGCTACTGCACGGACGTGTTCTTTGCCGAGTGCCAACGGATGATCGCACAGCCATCCGACCGACCTTTTTTCGTTTACTTACCGCTCAACGCGATGCACAGTCCGCATACGGTCGCCGCGAAGTACTCGGCGCCGTTCAAAGCGGATGGGCATGCCGATGCCCGATCCGACTTCTTTGGCCAAATCATTAACTTTGATGAAAATCTTGGACGACTGCTCGATTTCCTAAGGTCACAGCAGATCGAAGACAACACCATCGTCATTTTCATGGGTGACAACGGCACGGCCGAAGGAGGCAATGGCGGGTTACCAGACAATGGGTATAGCGCCGGCGTGCGAGGCAAAAAGGGATCCGTCTATGAAGGTGGTCACCGCGTTGCCTGTTTTGTTCGCTGGCCAGCGAGACTGAACGCGGGACAGAGAACCGACGCTCTGACGTCCTGTCGTGATTGGCTACCCACGCTCGTCGATTGGTGCCAACTCGAAGGGCACGACAACGCCGATTTTGATGGGCGATCCATGGCATCATTGCTTGACGGATGCGGCGAAGAATGGCCGGACCGAACATTATTCGTCGAACGACAGGGGGACCAACCCAAACTGGTGCCTTCGACAAAAAGACGTGGCAAGTATCCACATTACGCGGTGCTTACCGAGCGATGGCGAATGGTCAACGGTGAACTTTACGACATCATCACTGATCCCGGACAAAGAACCAACGTCGCTGCCAAGCATGAAGATGTCCTCGCTGACTTGCGATCTCGGTACGAAAATTACTTTGCCGATGTGTTTGCAACGGGCGCTGCTTACACCCGGTTTCAGCTTGGCGTAGCCGAAGAAAACCCAACGCGTCTGACGGTACGAGATTGGCATCCAACCGACGGCAATGTGATTTGGAAGCAAGAACAACTCGGTGACAACGGGCTCGTCATCAATGGTTTCTGGGCCGTCCATGCGGTTCGTGCCGGTCGCTATCGAATTTCATTGTCGCGTTTTCCCAGTGACGCTCCGGCCGCCATGGGCGCGTCCGAAGCGCGACTCGAAATCGGCGAGATCGATGAGACACAAACGATCGATCCGAGCGATTCATCAGCGACCTTTGACATTGAACTGCCCGCCGGCGATGCGGTGATGCAGAGCTGGCTAACAGACGCTCAAACTAATTTGCGGCGAGGTGCATACTTCGCCGACATTCAATTCATCGATCAGAAGAAATAACTCACTTTAACATCGCAGCGAAGCATTCAGAGTACGCCCAAATGCCAAACTCTCGACGATCCCCACGTGCCCTTGGCTTGCTTGCTTGGATTGCCATGCTGGCCTCGGCCACTTGTTCAATGGCCCAGCAAACAGCGACGCCACCGACCATTAGCAAGGAAGGCAAAAAGCAGAAAGCCATCCACGACTATCTGTTCGACACGTTTATCAAGAATCGCAAGACGGTCTACCAAGGCAGCGCCGACAACCGCAGTCTTAAAGAACTGACGGTCCTTGAACAAATTCATCAAATTCGCGATGGCGAAGAAATTGAACTGCCCGCGGGAACCGAACGCATTGCGATTTTGTTCCGTCACTTCGGATTCCACGGCGAAAACTTGGATCGCATCAAAGAAGTCCACGTCTTTCCGTTTTCGCCAGACAAGGCCCCCCCACGCAGTGTGCAGGTGAAAGATTTCTACCGCGTCCAGATGCCTTCGATTTCAAATAACGATCAGCCGCCCCAACGGATGAAAATTCGCTTCTTGATGAAACAAAAGGATGCGGCATGCAGAATCGACGATCTCGTCTTTTATGCTCAGAACGCTATTTCACCGGAATTTGACACGATTCCCTACCGTGACCTTGGTTCCGAGTTTCCTCGCGAGCGCGTCGAGGTTCACGTTGACACGGATCACGAATTGTCGATTGGCGGCACATCCGATTTGCAACGCCATCGCTGGTTTCGGATGCACGAAACGTCTGGCGTGGTTGACCAGTCTTTTGAAACTTGGGCTTCAGAACACAATTTCCTTCCTGGTCGCGGAGCATTCAAGTTCAATCCGGCCTTGACGCACGGATGGAAAAAGGACGCCGAGACACTGCAGGAACGCAAGGACAAACCAGGTGCCGCCGACCTAACCTTCTTTGATCGCTATGACGCGGGAGAGCGACAGCGACGAACGATTCCCCTGTGGAAGGACACCCCCTTCGCGCTGTGTTTCAATGATTGGCCCGAGTTCATGTCGGTACCCTTGCAGGGTCGCGGTACGCCGCTGGTTGAACACTTCGACGATGCTGCCGAACTTGCGGCCGCATACGTTGCAGACCAAATCAAGGACGGCGGATCCACTGCGGCGTGGTGGGAAGTGAAGAACGAGAGCAGCGTGGCGTCGGAATGGTCTCACCATGACCGCAAGGATGCCGACGGCTGGGGACTACTAAGCGATTTCCACAATCGCGTTGCCGCTAAAGTTCACGCTAGCTCGCCAGCCGTGAAAGTCGGTGGACCATCATCGGCTTACATGCAGTTGCAAGCAGGCAACTTCAAGCTTTACCAGAACCAGGCTCGCTTCATTCAAGAAACTCGTGGCCATCTCGATTTCTTTTCGCACCACTTCTATGAAAATGCCCTGACTTTGGGGGCACACGAGCGACGTGGCTTGGGCTACTCGAACTATCTGCTCGGTCGATACGAAGCGATCCTGGATATGCTGAGGGCCGAGATGCATCGCGTCGACAACGTGCTACCAATTCTGATTACCGAAACCGGTTCGTTACAAAACGGCCGCGAACCGTCGGACAACTGGTTGCGACTCTATGCCTGGAATGCGTACCTGACCAAGTCGATGCAGCGACCCGACCAGATCGACATGTTTGTACCGTTCATTTTTCTGCACATGTCTTGGAACCCCAACAGTGGCGATGCAGCCTTTGCA is part of the Rubripirellula reticaptiva genome and harbors:
- a CDS encoding sulfatase-like hydrolase/transferase; the protein is MINRHLLCAISLIVIGWGIHAGPAISQTSNRPNFVFVLTDDQSYGMMGCDGNEITQTPNIDQLAKDGIYFDRAYVTSAICTPSRISILLSQFERKHGVNFNSGTSVAPEAWKKSYPVVMRSNGYYTGYVGKNHAPIGDGGYTSGLMDKSFDYFYAGHGHIKFYPKDHHDIFMSAKDDTQIEIVGESATDFLSNEHRLEGAIRFLNSRPTDKPFCLSICLNLPHDAGTSTMQMRNSDDEIYKTLYRDISIPLPKNYVAKKDITTPKLPADVLKTEERQTGYNWVDEPKDLTERMTRQMQALTGIDRMIGDIRSKLAAEGIDKNTIIIFSSDHGQFQGQQGLGGKALCYEQTTHVPMIIFNPAAAETAQGHRRSQLVQSIDIAPTMLDYAGIKTPDEFQGKSLRSLIDGNGDAVHQYIFTENLWSTHFGNPRIEAVQDKRWKYIRYYKNQNFPASVKVRTAKELNIPVNAMLYAVHDDGIAVYRHYAESSLAGEAAVYEELYDIENDPAELNNLIDRDHHTDVLQRLKKAWNQKLIEARGKGVPKVLRYTADNGAKPG
- a CDS encoding sulfatase, which codes for MTRFFQLAISVTLFCISNCCPAAERPNIVLIVADDLGFSDVGFNGCTEIPTPNLDALAQSGVVFESGYASHPYCSPSRAGLLTGRYQQRFGHECNPEPDAFEQGDQAPGLPLSETTLARALGDAGYATGAIGKWHLGDAKPYWPNRRGFDEWFGFSAGGLNYWGDVGKKPAALGVHRGDEQVDPKTLTYLTDDFSTEAVQFVDRHQDEPFFLYLAYNAPHAPDQATKKHLSKTEHIEYGGRAVYGAMVAGMDEGIGRVMTKLKEVGVADNTLVIFYSDNGGRREHAVNFPYRGHKGMLFEGGIRVPFLMSWPKQIPKGSTVPTPITALDIFPTVLSAAGTTIDDAAKLDGMNLIPMLRNRQSHQNPRTLFWRYAIGDTEFGYAVRDGDLKLVQSGYKGRSLLFDLANDSWEHHDLASQQPETVARLSKLIQNWDAKNISPKWLDAHGPNVRSEEESRQKAIDAASRGER
- a CDS encoding sulfatase family protein, with product MTKFTYVFGVFLFALTVPCFADEPQATDRPNIVLIMADDLGLGDVNYYQKKFQAKKSLVPTPAMDALAKDGMWFTDAHSATALCSPTRYCVMSGNMNYRSYAPWGVWGSFRESPFKPGEATLGSVAKSAGYATGFVGKWHLGGDFLDSATGEIYRKSERNDPNTTVDMTKMVGGGPPSIGFDYSLTLPCGIQGPSYTVYENGNWLPLKDDSKIIFLDKKTAIDPKFVSDKGPGPGDSNWDAREIGKLLSSKAVDFVNDHASKDPFFLCYWSPHVHLPHTPTTEFDGLKIAGTTPSNHLDTVRDFDQQVARIVKSLKANNVYDNTLIIFTSDNGGLGVGASIKAGHDSSGEWRGYKNAAHEGGHRVPFVAVWPGKIKPASVSDEPVINQDVLATMASLLDVKVPADQAKDSLNLLPLLTGNGEFKQREYIMMQAGSKNEVMFRKDGWKLILQSDHKVSKFEPIALFNLNDNPAEDEKQNWVNDPEQAERVKAMRDQYIRIRTSGERTTPAVQS
- a CDS encoding Gfo/Idh/MocA family oxidoreductase, coding for MNHFVRRQFFKASTAFGAATFLPAHIALGDQANSETRAPSERVNVAFVGSGGKGDRNRQAFLATGLCNVVALCDVDLQGKHVQPALTAHPDAPKFTDFRRMLDEVGDQIDAVVVSTPDHSHFAAGMLAMSMGKHVWVEKPLAHTFGQVERMIDLADRSGVVTQMGNQGHSEANFHQFKAWSAGGVFKDVRKITAYMNKYRRWHGWGESVTEYPTDPLPTGMDWNTWCNPSPMNPHSKRLHPGNWRSWFDYGSGAFGDWGPHILDTCHRFLELGLPERITAIKREGANTLVFPQASTIQFAFPSRGEMPACDVTWYDGRENLAEVEPEYKATVDRAAKENRPGKIIYAGDHVFQGDSHGDELEVISTGADEVMATLPKYSTKSSNHWANFLLSCKGVEETQSPFHISGPLTQVFNLGVIAQRLGGEIEFDRVTKTIKNNDAALALLDPAPRHGWEEFY